Proteins encoded by one window of Arabidopsis thaliana chromosome 2, partial sequence:
- a CDS encoding glycine-rich protein (glycine-rich protein; FUNCTIONS IN: molecular_function unknown; INVOLVED IN: biological_process unknown; LOCATED IN: endomembrane system; BEST Arabidopsis thaliana protein match is: proline-rich family protein (TAIR:AT1G31750.1); Has 132 Blast hits to 125 proteins in 23 species: Archae - 0; Bacteria - 8; Metazoa - 45; Fungi - 0; Plants - 73; Viruses - 0; Other Eukaryotes - 6 (source: NCBI BLink).), giving the protein MVLVQFRDISIINNVGLGLGGGVGGLIAGAATAVVAAMGGHHVGHRAGYEHHNHGKYIRGLLGGGKYKRGKQSIGGGNYKCGKHGMFGGKRGKHDMFGGKRGKGMFGQRKWK; this is encoded by the exons atggTTTTGGTTCAGTTTAGAGACATATCGATTATAAATAATGTTGGTCTAG GGCTTGGAGGAGGAGTTGGGGGATTGATAGCAGGAGCGGCAACAGCGGTAGTGGCTGCAATGGGTGGTCACCATGTGGGTCATCGCGCAGGCTACGAGCACCACAACCATGGAAAATACATAAGAGGATTACTTGGAGGAGGAAAGTACAAGCGAGGAAAGCAAAGTATCGGAGGAGGGAATTACAAGTGTGGCAAGCACGGCATGTTCGGAGGCAAAAGAGGCAAGCATGACATGTTCGGGGGGAAACGAGGCAAGGGCATGTTCGGACAAAGGAAGTGGAAATGA
- a CDS encoding MATE efflux family protein gives MEEPFLPRDEQLVSCKSTWQSGQVTVELKKVSRLAAPMATVTIAQYLLPVISVMVAGHIGELELAGVALATSFTNVSGFSIMFGLVGALETLCGQAYGAEQYEKIGTYTYSAMASNIPICFIISILWIYIEKLLITLGQEPDISRVAGSYSLWLVPALFAHAIFLPLTRFLLAQGLVISLLYSAMTTLLFHIAVCWTLVFALGLGSNGAAIAISLSFWFYAVILSCHVRFFSSCEKTRGFVSNDFMSSIKQYFQYGVPSAGLICLEWWLFELLILCSGLLPNPKLETSVLSICLTIGTLHYVIPSGVAAAVSTRVSNKLGAGNPQVARVSVLAGLCLWLVESAFFSTLLFTCRNIIGYTFSNSKEVVDYVADISPLLCLSFILDGLTAVLNGVARGCGWQHIGALINVVAYYLVGAPVGVYLAFSREWNGKGLWCGVMVGSAVQATLLAIVTASMNWKEQVRVCYILVF, from the exons ATGGAAGAGCCATTTCTTCCGAGAGACGAGCAGTTAGTCTCTTGTAAATCCACATGGCAAAGTGGTCAGGTCACCGTCGAGCTGAAGAAAGTGAGCCGCTTGGCCGCTCCTATGGCCACCGTAACCATAGCTCAGTACTTATTGCCTGTCATCTCAGTCATGGTCGCCGGCCACATCGGCGAGTTGGAGCTCGCCGGTGTCGCGCTTGCCACGTCTTTCACAAACGTTTCCGGCTTCAGCATAATG TTTGGGTTAGTTGGTGCATTGGAAACTCTTTGTGGCCAAGCCTATGGAGCAGAACAATACGAAAAAATCGGAACCTATACATACTCTGCAATGGCTTCCAACATACCAATTTGTTTCATCATATCAATTCTATGGATTTACATCGAAAAGCTCTTGATCACTCTCGGGCAAGAGCCTGACATCTCTAGAGTCGCTGGCTCCTACTCATTGTGGCTCGTACCGGCTTTGTTTGCCCATGCTATTTTCTTACCACTGACTCGGTTTCTGCTAGCACAAGGGTTGGTTATTTCCCTGCTATACTCTGCCATGACCACCCTTTTGTTCCATATTGCGGTTTGCTGGACTTTGGTTTTCGCGCTTGGTCTTGGAAGCAATGGAGCTGCTATTGCTATTAGTTTGTCTTTCTGGTTTTACGCTGTGATACTCTCATGTCATGTGAGATTTTTCAGCTCTTGCGAGAAGACTCGCGGATTTGTATCAAATGATTTTATGTCTAGTATCAAGCAGTACTTCCAGTACGGAGTCCCATCCGCTGGATTGATTTG CTTAGAATGGTGGCTGTTTGAGCTACTCATACTCTGCTCAGGTCTTCTCCCAAACCCAAAACTCGAGACATCTGTTCTTTCGATTTG TCTTACAATAGGAACTTTACACTATGTGATTCCATCTGGAGTCGCGGCGGCTGTGAG cACACGAGTGTCAAACAAATTGGGAGCTGGAAATCCTCAAGTTGCTAGGGTTTCCGTATTGGCAGGGCTTTGTCTCTGGCTTGTAGAGTCAGCTTTCTTTAGCACACTTCTCTTCACCTGCCGAAACATCATAGGCTACACATTCAGCAACAGCAAAGAAGTTGTTGACTATGTTGCTGACATATCTCCTTTGCTCTGTCTCTCCTTCATCCTCGACGGATTAACGGCAGTTCTAAATGGAGTGGCTAGGGGATGTGGGTGGCAACACATTGGAGCTTTGATCAACGTGGTGGCTTATTATCTTGTAGGAGCTCCTGTTGGAGTTTACTTAGCTTTCAGTCGTGAGTGGAATGGAAAAGGACTCTGGTGCGGTGTTATGGTTGGATCCGCGGTGCAAGCCACTTTACTGGCTATCGTCACAGCCTCCATGAACTGGAAGGAACAGGTTAGAGTTTGTTACATTCTAGTTTTTTGA
- a CDS encoding MATE efflux family protein (MATE efflux family protein; FUNCTIONS IN: antiporter activity, drug transmembrane transporter activity; INVOLVED IN: drug transmembrane transport, transmembrane transport; LOCATED IN: membrane; CONTAINS InterPro DOMAIN/s: MATE family transporter related protein (InterPro:IPR015521), Multi antimicrobial extrusion protein MatE (InterPro:IPR002528); BEST Arabidopsis thaliana protein match is: MATE efflux family protein (TAIR:AT2G04080.1); Has 2708 Blast hits to 2704 proteins in 576 species: Archae - 10; Bacteria - 816; Metazoa - 126; Fungi - 305; Plants - 1185; Viruses - 0; Other Eukaryotes - 266 (source: NCBI BLink).), with protein MEASVHNYSRSPGFYVEKILKVSIKRIEKKKENRYVTAFFSTLLFTCRNIIGYTFSNSKEVVDYVADISPLLCLSFILDGLTAVLNGVARGCGWQHIGALINVVAYYLVGAPVGVYLAFSREWNGKGLWCGVMVGSAVQATLLAIVTASMNWKEQAEKARKRIISTKNGLV; from the exons ATGGAGGCAAGTGTGCACAATTATAGCCGTTCGCCAGGATTCTATGTAGAGAAGATATTGAAGGTATCCATCAAGCgcatagagaagaagaaggag AATCGCTATGTAACAGCTTTCTTTAGCACACTTCTCTTCACCTGCCGAAACATCATAGGCTACACATTCAGCAACAGCAAAGAAGTTGTTGACTATGTTGCTGACATATCTCCTTTGCTCTGTCTCTCCTTCATCCTCGACGGATTAACGGCAGTTCTAAATGGAGTGGCTAGGGGATGTGGGTGGCAACACATTGGAGCTTTGATCAACGTGGTGGCTTATTATCTTGTAGGAGCTCCTGTTGGAGTTTACTTAGCTTTCAGTCGTGAGTGGAATGGAAAAGGACTCTGGTGCGGTGTTATGGTTGGATCCGCGGTGCAAGCCACTTTACTGGCTATCGTCACAGCCTCCATGAACTGGAAGGAACAG GCTGAGAAGGCAAGGAAGAGAATAATCTCAACTAAAAATGGATTGGTTTAA
- a CDS encoding MATE efflux family protein (MATE efflux family protein; FUNCTIONS IN: antiporter activity, drug transmembrane transporter activity, transporter activity; INVOLVED IN: drug transmembrane transport, transmembrane transport; LOCATED IN: membrane; CONTAINS InterPro DOMAIN/s: MATE family transporter related protein (InterPro:IPR015521), Multi antimicrobial extrusion protein MatE (InterPro:IPR002528); BEST Arabidopsis thaliana protein match is: MATE efflux family protein (TAIR:AT2G04100.1); Has 9714 Blast hits to 9643 proteins in 1968 species: Archae - 172; Bacteria - 6792; Metazoa - 143; Fungi - 326; Plants - 1316; Viruses - 0; Other Eukaryotes - 965 (source: NCBI BLink).): MEDPLLLGDDQLITRNLKSTPTWWMNFTAELKNVSSMAAPMATVTVSQYLLPVISVMVAGHCGELQLSGVTLATAFANVSGFGIMYGLVGALETLCGQAYGAKQYTKIGTYTFSAIVSNVPIVVLISILWFYMDKLFVSLGQDPDISKVAGSYAVCLIPALLAQAVQQPLTRFLQTQGLVLPLLYCAITTLLFHIPVCLILVYAFGLGSNGAALAIGLSYWFNVLILALYVRFSSACEKTRGFVSDDFVLSVKQFFQYGIPSAAMTTIEWSLFELLILSSGLLPNPKLETSVLSICLTTSSLHCVIPMGIGAAGSTRISNELGAGNPEVARLAVFAGIFLWFLEATICSTLLFTCKNIFGYAFSNSKEVVDYVTELSSLLCLSFMVDGFSSVLDGVARGSGWQNIGAWANVVAYYLLGAPVGFFLGFWGHMNGKGLWIGVIVGSTAQGIILAIVTACLSWEEQAAKARERIVGRTLE, from the exons ATGGAAGATCCACTTTTATTGGGAGATGATCAGTTAATCACTAGAAACCTCAAGTCAACGCCGACATGGTGGATGAATTTTACGGCGGAGCTGAAGAACGTCAGCTCTATGGCGGCGCCTATGGCCACCGTGACAGTGTCTCAATATCTATTGCCCGTGATCTCGGTCATGGTCGCCGGCCACTGCGGTGAACTCCAGCTGTCTGGTGTCACTCTTGCCACTGCTTTCGCAAACGTCTCCGGCTTCGGCATCATG TATGGTTTAGTGGGTGCACTTGAAACTCTATGTGGCCAAGCTTATGGAGCAAAACAATACACTAAAATCGGAACTTACACTTTCTCTGCAATAGTCTCAAACGTACCTATAGTTGTTCTCATATCGATTCTCTGGTTTTACATGGACAAACTCTTTGTTTCACTTGGACAAGATCCTGACATCTCCAAGGTAGCTGGTTCTTACGCGGTTTGTCTTATACCGGCATTGTTAGCTCAAGCAGTGCAACAACCTTTGACTCGGTTTCTCCAGACTCAGGGTTtggttcttcctcttctctactGTGCCATAACCACCCTTTTATTCCATATACCAGTTTGTTTGATTCTGGTTTACGCGTTTGGTCTTGGAAGCAATGGAGCCGCCTTGGCTATTGGTTTGTCTTACTGGTTTAATGTCTTGATTCTTGCTTTATATGTGAGATTTTCAAGCGCTTGCGAGAAGACTCGCGGCTTTGTATCCGATGATTTCGTGTTGAGTGTCAAGCAGTTTTTTCAGTATGGGATACCATCAGCAGCAATGACAAC CATAGAATGGTCGTTGTTTGAGCTCCTTATCTTATCTTCAGGACTCCTCCCAAACCCGAAACTCGAGACCTCTGTTCTTTCCATTTG tcTTACAACATCATCTCTCCACTGTGTCATTCCAATGGGTATCGGGGCTGCTGGAAG CACACGGATTTCAAACGAATTGGGAGCGGGAAATCCGGAGGTTGCTAGGCTGGCAGTGTTTGCCGGTATTTTCCTTTGGTTCCTAGAGGCTACCATTTGTAGCACACTTCTGTTCActtgcaaaaatatttttggctACGCGTTCAGCAATAGCAAAGAAGTTGTGGACTATGTCACGGAGCTATCTTCGCTGCTTTGTCTTTCATTTATGGTCGATGGATTTTCTTCAGTGCTTGATG GGGTTGCTAGGGGAAGTGGGTGGCAAAATATTGGAGCTTGGGCAAATGTGGTGGCTTACTATCTCCTAGGAGCTCCTGTTGGATTTTTCTTAGGATTTTGGGGTCATATGAACGGCAAAGGGCTATGGATTGGTGTGATCGTTGGGTCCACTGCTCAAGGGATCATACTAGCTATAGTCACTGCTTGCCTGAGTTGGGAGGAGCAG GCTGCCAAGGCCAGAGAAAGAATAGTTGGAAGAACATTGGAGTGA
- a CDS encoding MATE efflux family protein (MATE efflux family protein; FUNCTIONS IN: antiporter activity, drug transmembrane transporter activity, transporter activity; INVOLVED IN: drug transmembrane transport, transmembrane transport; LOCATED IN: membrane; CONTAINS InterPro DOMAIN/s: MATE family transporter related protein (InterPro:IPR015521), Multi antimicrobial extrusion protein MatE (InterPro:IPR002528); BEST Arabidopsis thaliana protein match is: MATE efflux family protein (TAIR:AT2G04070.1); Has 9518 Blast hits to 9397 proteins in 1914 species: Archae - 186; Bacteria - 6503; Metazoa - 146; Fungi - 326; Plants - 1327; Viruses - 0; Other Eukaryotes - 1030 (source: NCBI BLink).), whose amino-acid sequence MEEPFLPRDEQLVSCKSTWQSGQVTVELKKVSRLAAPMATVTIAQYLLPVISVMVAGHIGELELAGVALATSFTNVSGFSIMFGLVGALETLCGQAYGAEQYEKIGTYTYSAMASNIPICFIISILWIYIEKLLITLGQEPDISRVAGSYSLWLVPALFAHAIFLPLTRFLLAQGLVISLLYSAMTTLLFHIAVCWTLVFALGLGSNGAAIAISLSFWFYAVILSCHVRFFSSCEKTRGFVSNDFMSSIKQYFQYGVPSAGLICLEWWLFELLILCSGLLPNPKLETSVLSICLTIGTLHYVIPSGVAAAVSTRVSNKLGAGNPQVARVSVLAGLCLWLVESAFFSTLLFTCRNIIGYTFSNSKEVVDYVADISPLLCLSFILDGLTAVLNGVARGCGWQHIGALINVVAYYLVGAPVGVYLAFSREWNGKGLWCGVMVGSAVQATLLAIVTASMNWKEQAEKARKRIISTENGLV is encoded by the exons ATGGAAGAGCCATTTCTTCCGAGAGACGAGCAGTTAGTCTCTTGTAAATCCACATGGCAAAGTGGTCAGGTCACCGTCGAGCTGAAGAAAGTGAGCCGCTTGGCCGCTCCTATGGCCACCGTAACCATAGCTCAGTACTTATTGCCTGTCATCTCAGTCATGGTCGCCGGCCACATCGGCGAGTTGGAGCTCGCCGGTGTCGCGCTTGCCACGTCTTTCACAAACGTTTCCGGCTTCAGCATAATG TTTGGGTTAGTTGGTGCATTGGAAACTCTTTGTGGCCAAGCCTATGGAGCAGAACAATACGAAAAAATCGGAACCTATACATACTCTGCAATGGCTTCCAACATACCAATTTGTTTCATCATATCAATTCTATGGATTTACATCGAAAAGCTCTTGATCACTCTCGGGCAAGAGCCTGACATCTCTAGAGTCGCTGGCTCCTACTCATTGTGGCTCGTACCGGCTTTGTTTGCCCATGCTATTTTCTTACCACTGACTCGGTTTCTGCTAGCACAAGGGTTGGTTATTTCCCTGCTATACTCTGCCATGACCACCCTTTTGTTCCATATTGCGGTTTGCTGGACTTTGGTTTTCGCGCTTGGTCTTGGAAGCAATGGAGCTGCTATTGCTATTAGTTTGTCTTTCTGGTTTTACGCTGTGATACTCTCATGTCATGTGAGATTTTTCAGCTCTTGCGAGAAGACTCGCGGATTTGTATCAAATGATTTTATGTCTAGTATCAAGCAGTACTTCCAGTACGGAGTCCCATCCGCTGGATTGATTTG CTTAGAATGGTGGCTGTTTGAGCTACTCATACTCTGCTCAGGTCTTCTCCCAAACCCAAAACTCGAGACATCTGTTCTTTCGATTTG TCTTACAATAGGAACTTTACACTATGTGATTCCATCTGGAGTCGCGGCGGCTGTGAG cACACGAGTGTCAAACAAATTGGGAGCTGGAAATCCTCAAGTTGCTAGGGTTTCCGTATTGGCAGGGCTTTGTCTCTGGCTTGTAGAGTCAGCTTTCTTTAGCACACTTCTCTTCACCTGCCGAAACATCATAGGCTACACATTCAGCAACAGCAAAGAAGTTGTTGACTATGTTGCTGACATATCTCCTTTGCTCTGTCTCTCCTTCATCCTCGACGGATTAACGGCAGTTCTAAATGGAGTGGCTAGGGGATGTGGGTGGCAACACATTGGAGCTTTGATCAACGTGGTGGCTTATTATCTTGTAGGAGCTCCTGTTGGAGTTTACTTAGCTTTCAGTCGTGAGTGGAATGGAAAAGGACTCTGGTGCGGTGTTATGGTTGGATCCGCGGTGCAAGCCACTTTACTGGCTATCGTCACAGCCTCCATGAACTGGAAGGAACAG GCTGAGAAAGCAAGGAAGAGAATAATCTCTACTGAAAATGGATTGGTTTAA
- a CDS encoding MATE efflux family protein (MATE efflux family protein; FUNCTIONS IN: antiporter activity, drug transmembrane transporter activity, transporter activity; INVOLVED IN: transport, drug transmembrane transport, transmembrane transport; LOCATED IN: membrane; EXPRESSED IN: 10 plant structures; EXPRESSED DURING: 7 growth stages; CONTAINS InterPro DOMAIN/s: MATE family transporter related protein (InterPro:IPR015521), Multi antimicrobial extrusion protein MatE (InterPro:IPR002528); BEST Arabidopsis thaliana protein match is: MATE efflux family protein (TAIR:AT2G04080.1); Has 30201 Blast hits to 17322 proteins in 780 species: Archae - 12; Bacteria - 1396; Metazoa - 17338; Fungi - 3422; Plants - 5037; Viruses - 0; Other Eukaryotes - 2996 (source: NCBI BLink).), translated as MEEPFLPQDEQIVPCKATWKSGQLNVELKKVSRLAVPMATVTIAQYLLPVISVMVAGHNGELQLSGVALATSFTNVSGFSIMFGLVGSLETLSGQAYGAKQYEKMGTYTYSAISSNIPICVLISILWIYMEKLLISLGQDPDISRVAGSYALRLIPTLFAHAIVLPLTRFLLAQGLVLPLLYFALTTLLFHIAVCWTLVSALGLGSNGAALAISVSFWFFAMTLSCYVRFSSSCEKTRRFVSQDFLSSVKQFFRYGVPSAAMLCLEWWLFELLILCSGLLQNPKLETSVLSICLTTATLHYVIPVGVAAAVSTRVSNKLGAGIPQVARVSVLAGLCLWLVESSFFSILLFAFRNIIGYAFSNSKEVVDYVADLSPLLCLSFVLDGFTAVLNGVARGCGWQHIGALNNVVAYYLVGAPVGIYLAFSCELNGKGLWCGVVVGSAVQAIILAIVTASMNWKEQAKKARKRLISSENGLA; from the exons ATGGAAGAGCCATTTCTTCCGCAAGATGAGCAGATAGTCCCCTGTAAAGCCACATGGAAAAGTGGTCAGCTCAATGTCGAGCTGAAGAAAGTGAGCCGCTTGGCTGTTCCTATGGCCACCGTGACCATTGCACAGTACTTATTGCCAGTCATCTCAGTCATGGTCGCTGGCCACAACGGCGAGCTCCAGCTCTCCGGTGTCGCTCTTGCTACCTCCTTCACAAATGTCTCCGGTTTCAGCATTATG TTTGGGTTAGTGGGTTCACTAGAAACTCTTTCTGGCCAAGCTTATGGAGCCAAACAATACGAAAAAATGGGAACCTATACATACTCCGCAATTTCCTCTAACATCCCTATATGTGTCCTCATATCAATTCTCTGGATATACATGGAAAAACTCTTGATCTCTCTCGGACAAGACCCTGACATCTCCAGAGTCGCTGGCTCCTACGCCTTGCGGCTCATACCGACTTTGTTTGCCCATGCGATTGTCTTACCACTGACCCGGTTTCTGCTAGCACAAGGGTTGGTTCTTCCACTGCTTTACTTTGCCCTGACCACCCTTTTGTTCCACATTGCGGTTTGCTGGACTTTGGTTTCCGCACTTGGTTTGGGAAGCAATGGAGCTGCCTTGGCTATTAGTGTGTCTTTCTGGTTTTTCGCTATGACACTCTCATGTTATGTGAGATTCTCCAGCTCTTGCGAGAAGACTCGCCGATTTGTATCCCAAGATTTCTTGTCTTCTGTCAAGCAGTTCTTCCGTTATGGAGTCCCATCAGCGGCAATGCTTTG CCTAGAATGGTGGCTATTTGAGCTACTTATACTCTGTTCAGGTCTTctccaaaacccaaaactcGAGACCTCTGTTCTTTCAATTTG TCTTACAACAGCAACTTTGCACTATGTGATTCCAGTTGGAGTCGCGGCCGCTGTGAG CACACGCGTGTCAAACAAATTGGGAGCTGGGATTCCTCAAGTTGCTAGGGTTTCAGTATTGGCAGGGCTTTGTCTCTGGCTTGTAGAGTCATCTTTCTTTAGCATACTTCTCTTCGCCTTCAGGAACATCATAGGCTACGCATTCAGCAACAGTAAAGAAGTTGTGGACTATGTGGCTGATCTATCTCCTTTGCTCTGTCTCTCCTTTGTTCTTGACGGATTTACCGCAGTTCTTAATGGGGTTGCCAGGGGATGTGGTTGGCAACACATTGGAGCTTTGAACAACGTAGTAGCTTATTATCTCGTAGGAGCTCCGGTTGGAATATATTTAGCTTTCAGTTGTGAGTTGAACGGAAAAGGACTATGGTGTGGTGTAGTGGTTGGATCCGCTGTGCAAGCCATTATACTGGCTATTGTCACGGCTTCCATGAATTGGAAGGAACAG GCCAAGAAGGCAAGGAAGAGACTAATCTCAAGTGAAAATGGATTGGCTTAA